The segment CCGCTCGATTACCTGCGCTTTGTGCAGGACGAGGACGGCACTTGGGCCCCGGCGGCCGGAACGTTTGATGGGTGGCCTGAACAGCTGAAAGACCTCACCACGCTCGACCCTTGCTGCGGATCGGGGCACTTCCTTGTATCGATCTTCCTGATGCTGGTGCCGATGCGGATGGAATGCGACGGCCTGAGCGCGCAGGACTCGGTGGACGCGGTGCTGCGCGAGAACATCCACGGGTTAGAGATCGATCAGCGCTGTGTGGAACTGGCCGCTTTCGCACTGGCTCTGACGGCATGGAAATATCCCGATGCGGGCGGTTACCGTGCGCTGCCGGAATTGAACCTCGCCTGCTCTGGCCTGTCTGTCAGCGTGGCCAAGGAGGAGTGGAAGCAGCTTGGCTTTGGCAAGCAAAATCTAAGCATTGCGCTGGATTGGATGCACGATACGTTCCGCGATGCGCCTGTGCTTGGCAGTCTTTTGAACCCGGCGAAATCCGCTGCATCCAAGATTGTGGATTGGGATGATCTGTCTGCAACGCTCGACAAGGCGCTTAATCAAGAGACCCAAGCTGAAAGGCAGGAGGCAACAGTCGCCGCGCATGGCATTGCAAAAGCGGCAACGCTCTTGTCCGGTCATTTTGATTTAGTAATGACCAATGTTCCATATCTTAAGGGCGGCGATCACTCTGAAAAGCTGAAGGCGTTCTGTGAAAGAGATTACCCAAAATCTAAGTATGACCTTGCGACCGTTTTCATCGAACGATGTCAAGACTTTCTGTCATCAGCAGGTACTCTTGCGGTCGTAACCCAACAGTACTGGTTATTTCTAAAGTATTATGAAGGGTTGCGCTCAAAACTTCTAGCTGAAAGGCAAATTTCGTTTATTGCAAGACTTGGACCAGGCGCGTTTGAGACAATTTCAGGAGAAGTCGTAAATGTTTGCCTTCAGATCACCCACGCCGAAAAGCCAAATGCCGAAAGTAATATCTTTGGTTTTGAATTAGATGGAATCAACAACTTAAGTGACAAAATTCGTCATATATCGGAATCTGCACCACTCAAAACTTCTCAGATTTCACAGCTTAAGAACCCCGACTCTAGAATTTCCTTTGAGCTGAAAGAGGATTCTGGAAGTCAGCTTTCCGAGTTTGCAGACTTCGGGAAAGGTAGTGTTTCCGGTGATGGGCCTCATTATCTCCGGAAGTTTTGGGAATTTTCAAAGCTCGCCGAAGGGCATCAACTTTGGCTGAACAGTCCAGATTTAAGTTCGGCATGGACGGGACGGCAAGAAATCATTCTTTGGGGCGCAGGGGGCCATAACCCAGAAGTAGAAATAGGATTCCGTCACCATGGGCAACGTGTGTACGGAAAACGAGGGGTTGCGATAGGCAAAGCTGGAACGCTGCGTTTCACACCTTACAGCGGCGAATTATTCGACGACAATGTTGCGGTTATCCGACCTTATACGAAGGCTGATCTGAATGCCGTTTGGCAATTCTGCGTGTCTGGCCAGCTGCAGACGCTCCTGAGAATGCTGGACAAAAAGATGTCTGTGACTGCTGGAACGTTTACGAAAGTTCCCTTTGATCCCGCAAATGTCTCTTCGGTTAGTTTCGGTAATAGCCTCATCAAAGCGGCGACGAATGAATCCAATCAATGGATATTCCACGGCCATCCTTGTGGCTCCGTGACGTTAGATGAGAACAGCAATTGGATTTCTGATGGTAAGCTGCGAATCGACGATACGGTTCTTCAAGTCGCGGTCGCACGCCTGCTTGGCTATCGCTGGCCAGCCGAACTCGATCACGAAATGGAACTGGCGGATGAGCAACGCGCATGGGTGGACCGTTGCGACGCCCTGCTGCTCCACGCGGATGAAGACGGCATTGTCTGCATCCCGCCAATTCGCGGTGAAGCCAAGGCCGAAGACCGTCTGCTAAACCTGCTCGCAACCGCCTATGGCGACGCCTGGACGACCAGCACGCTGCCCCAGCTGCTGGCAAGCGCCGACCACGCGGGCAAATCGCTCGACACCTGGTTGCGCGACAAGTTCTTCACGCAGCACTGCAAGCTGTTCCAGCATCGCCCTTTCATCTGGCACATCTGGGACGGCCTGAAGGACGGCTTTGCCGCGCTGGTCAATTATCACAAGCTGGATCGCAAAACGCTCGAGACGCTGATCTACACCTATCTCGGCGACTGGATGAAAACCCAACGCGACGACATCGCTCGCGGTGTTGACGGCGCGCAGGAAAAGCTGGCTGCTGCCGAAGCGCTGAAGAAGAAGCTGGAGCTGATCCTGGAGGGTGAATCCCCGCACGACATCTTTGTGCGTTGGAAGCCGCTGGAGGAGCAGCCCATCGGCTGGGACCCCGATTTGAACGATGGAGTGCGCCTGAACATCCGTCCGTTCCTGACCGTCGGCGATGTGGCCAAACGGGATGCAGGTGTCCTGCGCGACAAGCCCAACATCAAATGGACCAAGGACCGCGGCAAGGATGTCGCCTCAGCCCCGTGGTTCGATACGTTCAATGGTGACCGCATCAACGATCATCATCTGAGCCTGGCCGAGAAGAAAGCCGCGCGGGAGGCCGCTAAGTGAAGGTGATCGACCGGTTGCAGAACGCTGTCCGTGGTGCGGCGGCCCATAATCCCGAGGTGCAGGTCAAACCCGCCTGCATCCTCTGGCCCGATCCGGACCGGCAGTGGGAAGCGGTTGTGCCGCAGCTTCAGGACGCCCTGCCGGAAATGGTGGTGCTTGGCGATTATGCACCGGAACGGCGCACAGGCCCTGCTATTTGGTTGCGCTGTGCCATCGCGGGGACCCTGGACAACATCGACTTTCCGGTTGGCAGCGTTCCGATCCTGTACCTGCCAGGTGTCGCGCGAACCGACCTACGCGCCGTGAACGAATGCCCCGACGCCCTCAAACCCCTCGCCGAGCTGCAATATCGCGGCACGATCTGGTCACAGGTCAGTGCCAAGGACTGGACTGTTCTGGCCTTCCTGAAATCTGCGCAGGGAGGCCTCGGCCTCGAGGTAACCGCCGACGCCGATACCCGAGCCGCCATGATCACCGCGCTGAACGAAGTGCTCGAGCAGGAGGTTTCCGCGCTTGACGGCAAAAGGCTGGACCGGGATTTCTTCAACGGTCTGTTGACCAGTGGGGACCTAACACGCGATGTGCTGACTTGGATCGATCAAGGCGACGCCTACACCGACCGCATCGGTCCGGCCGCCTGGGGAGCGTTCAGCAACATCTGCTCGTCCCAACTCGGCCTTGACCCCCGAACCGCTGGCGTTCTGACAGGTGCTGAAAAGCTTGCTGGCCGGGAGGGACAATGGGGCGCGGTTTGGGCGCGGTTCTGCGAAGCCCCGCAGCGATACCCGAACATTCCAAATACGCTTCGTAATTGTCAAATGCCGTCCTTTGATCTTTTGAGCGATATTTCAACAAGGGGGGCCTGGCCGCAATGGAACGATGCCGAAGAAGATTCACTGCGTCAAAAGCTCTTGGCACTCGGGGCGTCGACCGATGCGCAGGCGCGAACGACCTTGAAAGAGCTAGAAGAAAAACATGCGGCGAGGCGAACTCTGGTTTGGGCTGAAATGGGACACGCGCCGCTTGTCAAGTCGCTCAAGCATCTTGCTGTTCTAGCTGAAATAACAAAACAATCCCTGGCTGGCGGGACACTGGATGATGTTGAAACCAGCTACACCACAGGAGGTTGGAAAGCAGACGATGCAGTACTGTCCGCTTTGCAGGAGGCCCATACAGACGCCAACGCCACGTCAGTGATTGCCGCGTTAAGGTCGATTTATTTGCCTTGGGCCGAAGCGTCCGCACGCCATCTTCAGAAGCTGGTTGAAAGTGATGGCTACCCTGGTGGGTCAAATGCGTCAAAACCCAGAATAAGCCGCACAAACTCCGAATGCTTACTGTTCGTTGATGGGTTGAGGTTTGACCTAGGGAAACGGCTATCAATCAAACTAGAAAGCGCCGGACTGGAAGTAATTGAAACGCCAGCGTGGTCGGCTCTACCGAGCGTTACCTCGACCGCAAAACCTGCAGTGTCACCAGTGTTGCATAAGATCGAAGGACGCGACCAGAGCGAAGAATTCGATCCCTCAGTCGCTGCATCCGGGCAGTCTCTCAGGGGAGGTTATCATTTCAAGAAACTGATAACTGACGCGGGATATCAAATACTGAATCGAGGTGAAGTTGGCGATCCGTCCGGAACAGCTTGGACGGAATTGGCTGACATTGACCACGAAGGCCACGAACGCGGTTGGAAACTGGCTCGCCACATCGATGTATTGATCGCCGAGATAGAAAACCGCATCGTCCAGCTTCTAGAAAGCGGGTGGAAGAGCGTGCAAATTGTCACCGACCACGGGTGGCTCATGATTCCAGGAGGGTTGCCCAAAATCGAACTACCAACCGCTTTGTCGGTGAACAAATGGGGTCGGTGCGCGGCAATAAAACCTGGAGCGCAGACAGATATCCCCCTGTTTCCGTGGTTTTGGAACCCTTCCCATCACTTCGCCCTTGCCAACGGCATTGCCTGTTTCCGCTCGGGGCAAGAATACACTCATGGAGGATTGAGCCTCCAGGAATGCCTAACCCTTCACCTACAAGTGAGGCCTTCATCGAGCGCTCCAGCGACGACCGTTGAAATCTCAGATGTCGTTTGGAAGGGTTTGCGCTGCACGGCTGTTATCGCTGTTCCCAATGAGACTCTAACGCTTGATATTCGCCAGCAGCCGGCTAACCCAGGCAGCACTGTAGTAGTGAAACCAAAGCCGTTTTCAGCCTCAGGGTCCGCATCCGTCGTAGTCGACAACGAAGACCTAGAAGGGACCGAAGCAACACTGATCATTGTCAACGAAATAGGTGCAGCTGTTGGGCAAGTAACAATAAGTATTGGTGGAGAGGGTACATGATCGAACTCGACGACATTGACCGAAAGGCAGCAGCAAGCCTCGACGGGTACCTCGTTCGAAAAGACCTGGTCCGAACCTTCAGCCGACAGTACCCGGTTCCAACATACGTGGTGGAGTTTTTACTGGGCAGATACTGCGCCAGCATTGATCCAGAAGAGATCGAAGAAGGCTTGGAAATTGTCGAGCGGCAATTGAAATCTCGAACGGTTCGCGCGGGTGAAGAAGAGCTCTTTAAAGCTCGGGCCCGTGAAGAAGGCAACGTGAAGATCATAGATATCATCACTGCGAGGCTTGACGCCAAAACAGACTCTTACGTTGCATCTTTGCCAAGCTTGAGGCTGACAGATGTCCGAATTAGTCCAGAGCAAGTTCAGGAACATGAACGAATGTTGACCGGAGGTTTTTACGCCGAGGTCACGCTGAATTACGACGCGTCGATCGCCCAAGAAAGTAAGGGACGTCCCTTCGGGATTTCGGCGTTGCGGGAAATTCAGCTTTCTAAACGTAACGTGCTTGGCGATCTAGCGCAGGCACGTCAGACATTTAGTACGTCTGAGTGGAAAGACTTCTTGTTGCGATCAATTGGTATCGAACCGGTTGATCGTACAGCACGTCAGAAAGACGCAATTATGTTGCGTATGGTCCCATTCGTGGAGCGCAATTATAATTTGGTCGAATTAGGGCCCAGAGGCACAGGCAAGAGCCATCTGTTTCAGCAGGTCTCACCCTATTCACATCTGATTTCCGGCGGAAAGGCCACCGTAGCAAAGATGTTTGTAAACAATTCCAACGGACAACGCGGGCTTGTTTGCCAGTATGATGTCGTTTGTTTTGACGAAGTCTCCGGGATTTCATTCGATCAAAAAGACGGCGTCAATATTATGAAGGGGTACATGGAGTCGGGTGAGTTCAGCAGAGGCAAAGAAAGCATTCGCGCGGACGGCAGCATCGTACTGGTCGGAAACTTCGAAGTCGATGTCGAGCACCAACAGCGTATCGGTCACCTCTTTGGTCCGATGCCGCCGGAGATGAAAGACGACACGGCTTTCATGGATCGTATTCATGCCTTTTTACCTGGCTGGGACGTACCCAAAATCAACAAGGCGATACTGACTTCTCATTTTGGACTGGTGAGCGACTTCCTCTCCGAATGCTGGAGCCAGCTCCGGAACGAAAATCGCGTTGGTTTGCTTCAAGGAAAGGTATATTTTGGTGGTGCCCTATCGGGTCGTGATGCAAATGCTGTGAACAAAACGGCGAGTGGGCTGCTGAAGCTTCTATATCCGACACCAGATGACGTTCTCGACGAAGATATTGAGTGGGCTGTCCGAATTGCACTTGAGGCGCGTCGCCGGGTCAAAGAGCAACAGAAACGGATCGGGGCTGCCGAGTTCAGGAACACCCATTTCAGCTACACTATGGGCGATGACGGCGTCGAAAAATTCGTTTCAACGCCAGAATTACAGAATGACAATAGCATCGCAGGTGATCCATTGGAGCCTGGCCAAGTCTGGACTGTTGGACCAGGAGGCGAAGGTGAACACCCAGGGCTTTTTAGAATTGAAGTGAATGAAGGCCCAGGGTCTGGCGTTCGAATTCTAAACAAGCCAGTCCCCGCAGCTTTCAAGGAGAGCATTGGTTATGCCGAACAAAATCTCTATGCACGAGCGGCTCAGCTAGTTGGAGACAAGGACCCCCGTCATCACGAGTTCTCTGTTCAGCTCAGGGCATTTGACGCCGCGAAGACTGGCTCAAAAACAGGTGTTGCTGCATTGGTAGCCCTATGCACTGCCCTGCTAAAAAAACCTATTCGAGGCGGGTTGGTCATCGTTGGCGAGGTCAATTTAGGTGGCTCGATCGAGACCCTTCACAACCCCGTGGAAATGGTTGAAATCGCAGTAGAAAAGGGGGCGACAGCGATCCTGATGCCGGTTGCATGTAGACGGCAGCTTGTCGAATTGTCAGATGACATGGCGACGAAGGTTGATATTCAATTCTACTCAGACGCCCGTGATGCACTGCTTAAGGCAATCTCGGACATATCATGACATTGTGAGAGAAAGTGCCTGCTCAGGCAAAAGTATCACTTGAAATAAAACAAGAAATTAAGCGGATGTTAAATGTCCTTGAGAACTGACCCGGTAGCCCCATAAATTGTCACTGAGAATTGACCCATGTGCACACATGGCCCTGACGCTTTTGTTCAGGGAGATTTGGAGTGATCGACATGGGATTTTTGAGTGTCATTCGACGCTGGGCATTGCGTGATAAAATGCCGATACGAGAGATTGCGCGGCGCACGGGTTTATCTCGCAACACTATCCGGAAGTACCTGCGTGAAGGCGCGGCCGAACCGACGTTCAAGACACCGTCGAGGCCAAGCAAGCTGGATCCTTACGCGGATCGGTTGTCGGCATGGCTTTTGGCGCAGACCCGTAAATCTCGGAAAGAGCGGCGCAGCGTTAAGCTGATGCATGAAGATCTGGTTAAGCTCGGGTACGATGGATCCTATGAGCGCGTTGCCGCTTTTGCGCGTGCATGGCGGGCTGATCGGCATCGCGCAGAACAAACGACCGGGCGCGGGACATTTGTGCCTTTGATGTTCCAACCCCACTCTCACACATGCTTTGCATGTGTTGCCGTGCAACGGGTGAGGTGTTCCAGTTCGACTGGAGCGAAGACTGGGCCACGATCGGGGGCGAACGCGTCAAGTTGCAGGTGGCACACACCAAGCTCTCACACAGCCGCGCCTTTATTGTTCGGGCCTATCCTTTACAGACACATGAGATGCTGTTCGATGCCCACTGGCATGCATTCCGCGTGTTCGGCGGCGTTCCGGGACGAGGCATCTATGATAGCGAGACCTTGTTCGCCATTGGTTCAAGAACAA is part of the Sulfitobacter geojensis genome and harbors:
- a CDS encoding Eco57I restriction-modification methylase domain-containing protein → MQPLEKTLRNQLERTVKAARTVAESAAEAALQQLGVGEASAFAHMSDEETDLRRRLRIHGRQLGDKRHSERKTQELDRLIEEVGYEHWHRMLFARFLAENNLLMYPDPSGPVAVSLEECEDLAADEGAANGWELAAQYAARMLPQIFRLDSPVFQLSLPPEYQQRLEKHVESLPSEVFTASDSLGWVYQFWQADNKERINRSEVKIGARELPAVTQLFTEPYMVSFLLDNALGAWWAARRLTEQDLKTATSEDELRRKASFPGVPLDYLRFVQDEDGTWAPAAGTFDGWPEQLKDLTTLDPCCGSGHFLVSIFLMLVPMRMECDGLSAQDSVDAVLRENIHGLEIDQRCVELAAFALALTAWKYPDAGGYRALPELNLACSGLSVSVAKEEWKQLGFGKQNLSIALDWMHDTFRDAPVLGSLLNPAKSAASKIVDWDDLSATLDKALNQETQAERQEATVAAHGIAKAATLLSGHFDLVMTNVPYLKGGDHSEKLKAFCERDYPKSKYDLATVFIERCQDFLSSAGTLAVVTQQYWLFLKYYEGLRSKLLAERQISFIARLGPGAFETISGEVVNVCLQITHAEKPNAESNIFGFELDGINNLSDKIRHISESAPLKTSQISQLKNPDSRISFELKEDSGSQLSEFADFGKGSVSGDGPHYLRKFWEFSKLAEGHQLWLNSPDLSSAWTGRQEIILWGAGGHNPEVEIGFRHHGQRVYGKRGVAIGKAGTLRFTPYSGELFDDNVAVIRPYTKADLNAVWQFCVSGQLQTLLRMLDKKMSVTAGTFTKVPFDPANVSSVSFGNSLIKAATNESNQWIFHGHPCGSVTLDENSNWISDGKLRIDDTVLQVAVARLLGYRWPAELDHEMELADEQRAWVDRCDALLLHADEDGIVCIPPIRGEAKAEDRLLNLLATAYGDAWTTSTLPQLLASADHAGKSLDTWLRDKFFTQHCKLFQHRPFIWHIWDGLKDGFAALVNYHKLDRKTLETLIYTYLGDWMKTQRDDIARGVDGAQEKLAAAEALKKKLELILEGESPHDIFVRWKPLEEQPIGWDPDLNDGVRLNIRPFLTVGDVAKRDAGVLRDKPNIKWTKDRGKDVASAPWFDTFNGDRINDHHLSLAEKKAAREAAK
- the pglZ gene encoding BREX-1 system phosphatase PglZ type B, which produces MKVIDRLQNAVRGAAAHNPEVQVKPACILWPDPDRQWEAVVPQLQDALPEMVVLGDYAPERRTGPAIWLRCAIAGTLDNIDFPVGSVPILYLPGVARTDLRAVNECPDALKPLAELQYRGTIWSQVSAKDWTVLAFLKSAQGGLGLEVTADADTRAAMITALNEVLEQEVSALDGKRLDRDFFNGLLTSGDLTRDVLTWIDQGDAYTDRIGPAAWGAFSNICSSQLGLDPRTAGVLTGAEKLAGREGQWGAVWARFCEAPQRYPNIPNTLRNCQMPSFDLLSDISTRGAWPQWNDAEEDSLRQKLLALGASTDAQARTTLKELEEKHAARRTLVWAEMGHAPLVKSLKHLAVLAEITKQSLAGGTLDDVETSYTTGGWKADDAVLSALQEAHTDANATSVIAALRSIYLPWAEASARHLQKLVESDGYPGGSNASKPRISRTNSECLLFVDGLRFDLGKRLSIKLESAGLEVIETPAWSALPSVTSTAKPAVSPVLHKIEGRDQSEEFDPSVAASGQSLRGGYHFKKLITDAGYQILNRGEVGDPSGTAWTELADIDHEGHERGWKLARHIDVLIAEIENRIVQLLESGWKSVQIVTDHGWLMIPGGLPKIELPTALSVNKWGRCAAIKPGAQTDIPLFPWFWNPSHHFALANGIACFRSGQEYTHGGLSLQECLTLHLQVRPSSSAPATTVEISDVVWKGLRCTAVIAVPNETLTLDIRQQPANPGSTVVVKPKPFSASGSASVVVDNEDLEGTEATLIIVNEIGAAVGQVTISIGGEGT
- the brxL gene encoding protease Lon-related BREX system protein BrxL produces the protein MIELDDIDRKAAASLDGYLVRKDLVRTFSRQYPVPTYVVEFLLGRYCASIDPEEIEEGLEIVERQLKSRTVRAGEEELFKARAREEGNVKIIDIITARLDAKTDSYVASLPSLRLTDVRISPEQVQEHERMLTGGFYAEVTLNYDASIAQESKGRPFGISALREIQLSKRNVLGDLAQARQTFSTSEWKDFLLRSIGIEPVDRTARQKDAIMLRMVPFVERNYNLVELGPRGTGKSHLFQQVSPYSHLISGGKATVAKMFVNNSNGQRGLVCQYDVVCFDEVSGISFDQKDGVNIMKGYMESGEFSRGKESIRADGSIVLVGNFEVDVEHQQRIGHLFGPMPPEMKDDTAFMDRIHAFLPGWDVPKINKAILTSHFGLVSDFLSECWSQLRNENRVGLLQGKVYFGGALSGRDANAVNKTASGLLKLLYPTPDDVLDEDIEWAVRIALEARRRVKEQQKRIGAAEFRNTHFSYTMGDDGVEKFVSTPELQNDNSIAGDPLEPGQVWTVGPGGEGEHPGLFRIEVNEGPGSGVRILNKPVPAAFKESIGYAEQNLYARAAQLVGDKDPRHHEFSVQLRAFDAAKTGSKTGVAALVALCTALLKKPIRGGLVIVGEVNLGGSIETLHNPVEMVEIAVEKGATAILMPVACRRQLVELSDDMATKVDIQFYSDARDALLKAISDIS